A section of the Corvus hawaiiensis isolate bCorHaw1 chromosome 16, bCorHaw1.pri.cur, whole genome shotgun sequence genome encodes:
- the MPG gene encoding DNA-3-methyladenine glycosylase, with translation MPRKRKLLAQLSALQSNTSFPQIDALEKLSTTPGADPSPKSSKYFVIEKKNSPQLQADFFDQPCVSLAKSFLGQILVRKLPDGRELWGRIVETEAYLGGEDEASHSKGGKQTQRNAAMFMKPGTLYVYQIYGIYYCMNVSSQGEGAAVLLRSLEPLQGLDAMRELRRASRKAPTKLLKDWQLCNGPSKLCQAFGIDKAFDQRDLTQDAAIWMVPGQDPPGEQDVVTTTRIGIGDRGEWAQKPLRFYLRGNKFVSVLDKKIEREMAARGHSPCS, from the exons atgccaagaaaaagaaagctgttgGCTCAATTAAGTGCTCTTCAAAGCAACACCAGCTTCCCTCAGATCGATGCCTTGGAGAAACTGAGCACTACACCTGGAGCAGATCCTTCTCCAAAAAGCAGCAAGTATTTTGtgatagagaaaaaaaactctCCTCAGCTACAAGCAGATTTTTTTGACCAGCCCTGTGTTAGTCTGGCCAAGTCCTTTCTGGGACAG ATTTTGGTTCGCAAACTTCCTgatggcagagagctctggggcaggattGTTGAAACAGAAGCTTATCTGGGTGGGGAAGATGAAGCTTCCCACTCGAAAGGTGGGAAGCAAACACAACGAAATGCAGCAATGTTCATGAAACCAGGAACTCTGTACGTGTATCAGATCTACGGGATTTATTACTGCATGAATGTTTCCAGCCAAG GAGAaggggctgcagtgctgctgcgtTCCTTGGAACCTCTGCAGGGCTTGGATGCCATGAGGGAGCTGCGCAGGGCCTCCAGGAAAGCACCCACCAAGCTGCTCAAGGACTGGCAGCTCTGCAATGGGCCCTCCAAGCTCTGCCAGGCATTTGGGATCGACAAGGCTTTTGACCAAAGGGACCTGACTCAGGATGCTGCCATCTGGATGGTGCCTGGACAGGACCCGCCAGGGGAGCAGGACGTGGTGACCACTACCAGGATTGGCATTGGCGACAGGGGAGAGTGGGCACAGAAACCACTCAGGTTTTATTTACGGGGAAACAAATTTGTGAGTGTTTTAGACAAGAAGATTGAGAGAGAGATGGCAGCAAGGGGACACTCCCCTTGCAGCTGA